A stretch of DNA from Opisthocomus hoazin isolate bOpiHoa1 chromosome 15, bOpiHoa1.hap1, whole genome shotgun sequence:
GacttttctttctgctggctacttctgttctttctctctgccttgtTCTGTCTGCCTTTTCGCTGCATGAACCCACTTCTTTCCTAAGACTCTTGCTACTTAAAGTATCTTCTGAAAGATTGTCTTCGCTGCTAACATCTCATGCATTAGTCTGATTCTGAGACTGATTTGAAACTACGGTAGGGAAGTAGACTGTGTTGTACCAATTTTTGCTTGTCTTATGAAAAGTAATAACATACTTGGTTAAATTCAGCAAGTTTGCATCCCCTGTAGCCATGATGACTGTATCTAGGATAGACAGAATGACTTCTTACCAAGCAGAGAAGAAGGGTAAACTGTCTATGTAAGTACTAgctagaattttatttttttagtggcGCTCTCTGAACCTTCTGCTATGACGAGCTTTAAAGTATACACGAAAGCTTACCCAACCATACACAAGCTGGTGCACAGAAGGTAAGACAGTCTGCCCGGTCTGTAGGTGACCTGGGTGGTGATGTGCTGACGGCAGGAAGGGCATATTGTGGATGTTGGTTTGCTTGAGAAGATTCCTGCTACGATGATTGGAGGCTGAGACACCAAGTAAACTGAGTTcaagaggaaatgagaaaattaGAAGCACAGAAAATCTTTAACAAGTTACAAACTCTTAATTGGGGAATGTAGGTTCTTAACATGGCTGATCTAGAGGCACCTATGTTGCTGTTATTGATTTCAGGAGTGTTCATGAGAAGCAGTGTACTGCTTGTTCTATGTATCCCAATAGATTGCTTCTACCAGCAGCCAGTATTTACTGGGATAAGGACATACACAGGGAAATGCCTGAGGGATAATCCCCATAGGCAGGCAGtccccaccaccctcgggcagatATACTCCTGACATTGAGAATTTATCTTCTGATATTTACAATGATATGAAAATGCATGTTCTGCCTGAAGGAGAGATTTGAAGGATATAGAGGAGCTTTCTGGATCATCTTCTCAGTAGTTACAAGAAATGCATCAAAGTAGTTATTCTAACGTACAAATGTCATCAGTCAGATGCTGATGCTGTCCCCAGTTAGTAAAGGCTGTAGCTTCCCTCGTGTCTTTTCAGTCTGGACCTGACTCTGTCATACTCCTTGAGGGGCATGTCCCTCGTAGGTACATGAAGggtattttttcagaaatgttttcagtgaaaaatgccattttaagCTTCCTGAAACAAGTTTAGGGTACGTTCATGCTGTAGCCTGAAGCAAAACTTCAGGAATGGGAAGGTATTGTCTGTTAGACAGATGGGATATAGCATATCTGAGTTTAATTGTCTTCTGGTCTtagggattttaaaaaatttatgtgTCTCCTTTCCTCCTGTAAGAGATGTTATTTGTCTGTTCTTTGAAGCCTTTCCTCAGTGTCTCCTATGAGCTTCTCCACTTCCATAAAGGTGGctagaacaggaacaacaaattACTCTAGACTTGAAATGATTTGTTCTGAAAGTCCTAGCTCCTAGCTGGTTTTAAAAAACTGGGTGCTTCTGTAGATTGGCTAGTGCTGGGAAAACAAGTCTCAGTCTCTCATCTTAGCTTATCTGCCAACATTTCCAGGGAAATTTGTTGATTTTAAAACTAATAACATTTCACTTTTGTTCGCACGTAGACCCACCAGCATTGTCAGAAACACAGTCCCCTGACACTTACCTGGTTGCTCAAGGGTGGCTGTTTCTCCACAGGAGTAAGGTGGGGGAGGAGGATACTCATAACCCCCTATGCAAAGAAAAACAGGGCAAAATGTAAAAATGCATACAGCTTATGCCTCCCGAAAGCCCTGTTCAGAGTCTGGTGAGAAGCTGCATGGTGAGGTGCCTCGCAGGGGACGCCTGACACGGCTCAGTGAAGTACAGGACAGGGAAGAAATACTGCTGGATTGATTCATGGGGTTTTAAAGCCAAAAGAGCTTGCGGTGACTAGCTCATCTCACTTTTTGTGTAACATAAACTGAGAAACCAAATCACTTTTTCAACACAAATTCAGTAGCTGCATGTCTTCCACCGTAACGTTGGAATGATATGTGGTCTTAACTGAAGGACTCTCTTGATAAAGGATCCACTCTGACTAGTTTCAGTGGCTACTACCCTTACTATTAGTATCTAGAACCTTTGTTCTAGTTTGAATTTTATCTGCTTTCAGCTTCCAGCCAAGTAATTTCATCATACCCTTTGTTCTAGAAAAAAGTTaaagatctttttccttttgttgtggGTAAGGGATAAGGGAAGGTGGTGACTAAGACACCTCTTGCTTTTTTAGTTCTTTTACTGATGTTACAAATTAAGAATGCAGTCAGCCTACCTGAGCGTGAAATGAATGAATgtacaaaaaaaatgcattcatgaATACATTCAAAATAAATTTGCGTATGAAACTTTACAGCCAGCTAGCATGGATGTGGTGTCAAACCACCAGACtggtctgcagcagcaggaaagtCCCCACAAGAAGTCTTGTTTGGTCAAGCCCGCACAGAGTCAGAGAAGCCCTCACCCccaagcagagcagccctgccatggGACTCCAGCCTGTTCTGCTGAGCCTTTCAAAAACAATGTGAGTCCAACCAGGGAATAAGGCCATGGGGATACTAAACTGGAATTTTCTAGAGTGAGACAAAATACAGTGGGTAAGTTTCAAAAATGCTAGCCGTGTTCCCTTGAATGGCCCACCAGAAGTGGTGGAGATTTGCAATGGCATTTGGGTttaatggtggtggtggtgtgtttagTTTTTGGAGtcgttttttttggagggggtattatttgtggaaaaatgaaattgtaaaaaatgaaaaagtagagCATTTCCTTCCGATCTGGAAGAGGCGTGTGCTTAGTACGAGTGAGTTACCACTCGACATGTCCTGGTGAAGGGGCTGCTGCCTGTGCAAGGACAAGACACTGCAACTCGGTGTTAGATGTGTTGAGTGCCTGTCCCTTGGTTGAGTAGCTCACAGGTGAGACTTTTTCTTGCTGATCTCTTGAAAGCTCTTCTGAGTTTAGAATGAGGCCAGAGAGGTctttgaagacaaaaatatttacagagaGCTGGTGACAGTAAAATGGTCTGAAAATGAGTCAAGTTTAGAGGCCCAGTGCTGACACATCTATCCTTATTAATCACCTTCTGACTTCCCATTCTGGTTTTTCGCTCCAGTCCTGTTGGTTGAATGGCAATTTGCTCAGTAGCAGGAAGGTAACAAAGGTAAAATCACTGATATCTCAGTGTGTCTTTCAATGAGTGTGGGCTCGAACAGACAGAAGGCGAAGGAGTGTTGTGAGATACTTGTGTAGGTTTGAGAGCAATGCCTAGTTCCAGAGGGAGAAGCCAACCCAGGAGAATGGCAGCTGTTGGTGCCTGCTTGCATTCATTGAGCTGAATTGTCAGCACTTCGGTCATGAAGTTTCCCAATGAGACAGCAGTGAGGAGGAGTTGTTCATCTCTGAAGAATGTGGCTGCAGAGCCGAATCATCTACGGagggcagctctgggcagcaggagcaTTTGGGAAAAGGCCAGTCCTCCAGAAAGCTAGGTTACAATTTAAGCAAGATGTAGCCCATCCACGTACAAAGTTTGCTGGCTGAACGTTTGCTCGTTCGGAATATGAAATTATTGTAGCGAGACAACTGCGATTCCTTTTCCAATAAAGCATGTGTTGTTTGAAAAATTACTAActaaatgaagaaaattattttttgccCTTGTAAGTGATGTTTCTGTTAGGAGATCCTGCCTGCTTGCCTACCCCAACCCTGGGTTTTATATGCTGGCACAGGTGCTTTCTAAACCCTTCGCATCCTGACAAAGCTGGGTCCCTTACGAGCTGGCTCAGTTGTGCTCTGGAAACCAGCTATCAATGTTGGCCACACAACCAGCAAGAGGGGCCTCTTCCTAACCCCCTCCCGGCAAAGCCTGCTTACCCTCCTGGCTGCAGTACGGTGGTGCAGAGGGTTCTTGCATGTAAGGTTCGCGGTGAGGTTCATACATGATCATAGGGATTTCCACAAGTCCCTTCTCACTAGCCATCTCCACGGTTCACCTGCCAAAAGCAGAGCAAAGTAAGATCTACTGTAAGTGACTTTCAGTGTCCTGTGTTTGTCAGTGCCGATTTCTGCAATTCCTACTTCTCGCACTCTGATTTTACTTCAAGGAAAATTAGCAGTTCTCGTATTCTGGCTTTTTTATAGTCTGAAGTGCAGTCTGTTCCTGTTACACTTCATGATGAGGAAGATGGGAAGGGAGAGCAGAAAATACCATCTTTATGTATTTCTTTGTGCTGGAAAGCTAAAACTGATCCCCCAGAAAACACACCATTCAAAGTGTGTAAACTCGTGACTGAAAGTGTTACCTTTGCAGAAAAGTTAACCTAATATTTTTCTATGGATTGTCAAAATAATCAAGGAGGAGAAGAGCACACTTTGGAGGACCTGTGGAAAACCTTCATGTGTCATTAAGTCAGAGCCTGCAACAGTGCAGCCAGTGACAATTTGGATCTGTCTTTTGTCGGGTTATTGTGCAACGTTATCATCATCATTACCATGACCAGTTTTGTGCTGTGAAACTATTGTCTCATCGCTAGTGCAACAGGCTCGTCTTGGGCAAGATCGTTATTAAATATGACTGCACTGCCTGAGGCTCTGAACAAGATCAGGCCACAAAATATGTGTGTTTTTCAGGTGTTAGCAGGAGCTGTTCCTCCCAGTGAAGGAGAGTGGGAGGAAGTGGACACAGCTGGAGATGTGTGTTTGTATTGCTGTAAATGGAATGGTGTTAATTATTCCTGTCTGTCCCCTGAGACAGTATTAGCTGGTTGATGTCCTACTAAGGCTAACCGTAGGAGTCCTTTGCAGAAGAAAGTTACAGAATTTTGCACAGGTCAGCAAGGAAGGgcagttttggggggaaaaaagagcaaagatGTTTGAGGAGCTGCTAAATGAGTCTGGTGCGCGTTGACTGGCTGCTCAGGTGACTTCACATAGCTCCTTGCAGTCCAGCTACATGTCCTGTGTCGCAGTGCAGACACCTGCCCTGGTTTGGATCAGGACTGCGCCCATCTCACCTACGCGCTGGTGATGCGAAAGTGAGGGGTTATATTGTTAAGAAACACTTGGATAAGCAAATCGAGACTGAGAAATGTAACGTTCGGCAGGTCGGCACAAGCTGCCTGAATACGTGAGGTCAAACTGGAATAGGAGAGAAAGTGCTGAACAAGGCGAGATGGTCTCAGCAGGTCTGTTTCCAAGGTGTGTTGGAGGGCAATACGTATGGGAGAGGCCAAAAGAGAGGGGATGAGCAGTGCTGAGATAAAGCATCCATCCTtttaggaaggaagaaaaggaagaatttgaaaaTGTCACTGGGGAAGAAGTGATGTAATTTGCAGAAATCTGGATGAATGGGAAGTGGTATGGAAAATGGTAGCAGAATGAATAATAAAGGGAATAGGTAGGATGgtgtgaagaaaaaagaaatacagccttGGCTGTGTTAAGGCCAAAGTTGCTAGAGAAAATTGCTAATATAGGTGTTGGAGAGGACGGACGGGGAAAGGTGCATCTCTGTGTACTTGTAAAGAAACTAGAACAGATGATTGGGAATGTCAGAGGCCATTGTGGAAGCTTTGTGAGGATCccactgggaaggaaaaaagaaaagctgagaatCAAGAGAACTTGGGGAGGAGGAAGCTATGGGAGCCAAGGCAGAGTAATGATCTTCAGAGAACAAAGACCGTGTGTCAGTGTAACTGTGGGTCCAGGAGCGTGACAGTAGACAATATTGCATTAGCCAGTGTCAACCAAGGGCTGTTTCCTTGGGACAAGGATCAGCAGGCAAAATTATAGGGAGTCTCTTCAAGTTTTTTGCTTATTGCTATCTTGGCACTTAAACAGCACAGGCTAAATACTGGGTGGTGTCAGTTCGGGTGACACTTCTGCTGAATTCATCtcacttgctgtgaaacaggaaaaagaggaaagggcTTCTGAATTTCATGCAGTGGCTACAGGCCCAGGCAAAAAGCCTGCGATGAGGCACAGAGTAGGAGGGAATAATAATGGTTAACATGGTGAGAGTGTTGCAAGTAAACACTGACTAATCCTTGCTCCACCTAGTGAGGTATTAGTATAATATCATCACTTAAATGTATAGGACAAGAGATGCAGAAGTAAATCAGCAGTGGAGCAAAGAATAGTGTGGGGGTCCCACTGGATGCCAGGTTTGTGTCTGATCTACGAGAGCTGTCAAGCACAGGCGCTGTGGGCCTTAGGCTATTGATAAAGTTGGTGCCCTGAATTTGCTCACCTGCAGTGCCTTGTTATGCGCTTCTCATagtgctgccagcagctctgtgtgCTGTGATGAACTGCCCCAGAGCAGAAGAGCTGGGAGAGCTGGATGGGCACCTAGGCCTCAGCTTCCACAGGAGCTTCTTCAGCCTGCCTGGGAGAAGGTACCAGGGGGTTAGAGACCCTCTGGGCCTGAGTGCTGCGAGTGCAGAGGTCCGGGAAAGGCATTCTCTAGGGTGTTTTATGCCACTCAATAGACCCTTTCATTTGGCCTATGAGCGGTTACCCTCAGTTCTTGGTTGCAACCGTGCATGTGATGCCTGAGAGCTCTTTGGGCCGGTGACCCCCAGACCCGCAAGTGTTACTGCCATAGATCAGAGCTAGAGACTTTCCCCTCCTCTCTGATGCCATCATCTGCTGGAGAGGAAGGTACAGGAGAGAACAGGCAGTGTTAGTAGCCCTGCAGGAAAAAGTCGTAAGGAGAAATATCAGGCAGCAGTTCCTGAAGAGTAGGAAAACGTCCTATAAACTCCCCTCCGTAAACCAGTAACATCTAGGAGGCTCACGCTTAATAGCTAGGGGGGGATGTAAGCTGTCTTCTCTGTAGTGTCGCTGAGCCAGCGGAGCTCTCTGCGAGGGCAGACCCAGCCCTTGCGCACTCCTAAGTGCGGGCTTGGTTTATCTGAGGCGCTCAAGCAACTGCAAACGGCTTGATTTGCAAGCAGAAATATATAGTCCCAGGGATACCGAAACAAGTCTGTGCCTCCTCTCTTCTGAAGTCTCAGTCTGCTCTACATATAGGTATAGCTGGTTTGAACCGGAAAATAAAGCTCACTTTAAGTCCTGTGGaaattagcattaaaaaaaaaagcaaatcacaCCCTGAGGCATATACACAAAGAGCCAATTCAGGGGAAGGAAGGTGGAAATTGCAAAGCCTTTATGTTCCAGGAAGGCCGTATCCTAGGGGAGAATGGGCAGAGGCagtttccttcatcttcctctggATTTCCTCCAGGCACGTATGTTCTGGTGTGAAGAGTGGTCGTCATGCAGCCAAGCAAAGCTGCTGAACTGCAGAATTCCACAGCAGGGCCCCGCTCCCTGGCTCTCACCGGCACCTCTGCACGTTCCCTCCCGAACAGCCCTGATAGCTACACGATCCCACAGGTGAGAACAGGTCGAGGTGTgcctgcagagaggcacaggcacTGCCATTCCTGCTCTGTaacagggaaaccgaggcacgcaGAGGACAGTCTTTTCAGGAGTTCTGACAGAGCTGTCATGTGGACCCCCATGTAAAGTTCAAACGGTTGCAATGAGAACGATGACTTTCCTCCCATCTTCGTGGTGATTTTCAGGAAGGTGCTGCGTGTTCGCAGGGGTGGGCAGAGAGACAGTCCCATCTGTGCAAATCTTTTTTCACCTTTCAGAAATACTTTTGCAGTTCAAGTTTGTTGGAAATATGCCTTTCCCACAAACACTTCATCAAAGGTGACATTGTGTTGTTTGAAATGGAAGCATTCACGAGCCTGGAGAGTCCCATGGGATTTGTGTCCGTTTTGAACTAGGTGTGGCTCAGCAGAACACAACTGGGAGCTGCTCGACAGTCATTTCAGAAATCTCATTACCTGAGTGCTGATGCATCTTAGGTTTAGCCTTATGAGCCTGTGCCAATGAAGTAtttacagtttcattttaaaattgaaGTCCACTGCAGTACTAATTCTTGTCCATTTGGATTCAGAAATTATAGCCTGAaaaggagaggaggcagcagggacTTGGCAGGTGTATGTGTATCAGAGCCCAGGTAACATTTCCCTTACCTTggtgttctgttctgttgcagTTCTTCCTCAGAAGTAGATTAACCTAGTTAAAAAAATGATTTGGTACTTCTGTGAAAGCTGATCCAGATCTACTAATtgtctttttctatttatttaactgaggattttttttggcAAGAAGGTTAGTTATTGGTCTCATAGTGCAGACTCCAAATGAAATTTCTGAAAAGTTTTCAAAAGTGCTTGGCACTGGCCTGTCTCTATCCCAGTTGCAGCATGGAGCTGCTTCCAAGACCCAGACGTGGATGTGACAGCACGAAGTACCTGGCACTCCTGGGAGTGCAGGGGAGAATGTACGGACAGCTTGGATGTGTGAGAGAGGGACTAAAGCTGCGAAGGGCTGTCTCTATGCCCTGTCTGCACTGCAGCTGGCAATGAGGGCTGGATCAGTGTCGTGTCGTCTGGCAGGAGGTCATCATATTTGGCTATCACACTGTGTACCAGGATGGCATCCAGAATCTGGGGCAGAACAGGAACCAGTGAGTTTATAAGAAAAGTGTTAAATCTCCATTCCAACTCTGGCTTATGTCAGCATGGGGTTTGCCACTGACTGCAGTAAGAGTGGgttcagagatggaaaaaaatgaacGTGGAACTTGGGAGGAAACATTAAGTGATTCAGGTATTTGAAGAAGATAGGGTCATACATTAAAAAGTTTTGTATTTTGGAAGATTAACATTAAAACGTTATAGTAAGTGATCTTCAGATTTCATGGACTTGTGGTGGTACAGCAGTTTTCACCAGTGATCTGTTGGCTTGTAGGATACTAGCCCAAAGGCTTTCAGTTTGCTGTAATGTGTTCATGTTCTCCTGTCATCACTAATTTAATGTTTTCTTGGGCAGTTAGCCCTTCCAGCTGCGTTTATGAGACAATTTCaatttctgctattttaaagAGTGACTATAAAATGCCATTGCCGGTGTGCAATTGCATCTGTGGCTTGAACAATATCGAGtgcctctgcttttctttatttgaagCAGTTAATTCTAGTTTTCAGCTAGCAATGAAACACTGAAATCCTCAGTGGAGAGATCTTTTCCCTTTAGCCCGGAGTTGGTTGTTCAGGGTAACATTTGCAATGTGCTGAGGCTTTTCAAATGTGCAGGAAGGAATAGTTCCAGCTCTAATGCAGATAAACaaagagctgggaagcagcattCAGGTATTTGTTTATTCTTAAAATAGAAGCTAAAAGAGATGACTGCCAGCAGCAAATTAAAAGTTGGACATTAAAAAGTATTCAGGATGTCTGGATTAGACAACCTTTTCAATGAGATGGAGGATGCTTTGCCAATTCCTTATTCTTACTCCCgaatttcatttttaatcctACAGTCATTCTGGATTTTAGGCCTGTATCAGGCTACCGGTTTCCTTTCTCAAATGGAGAGGATGTAGCTATGAGGGATTCAACTGAATATGAACTGTATTTCTTATTGCAAAATCTTCACCTGGTTCCATTGGATTGTCTGTTGACTGCATTGACTCACTAACTGGTATGTAAGGTCACTGCTTGAGGCGGTCAGTGGAAGGAGCTGGTTGTTCATCTGTTGAAGTCATCAGGATGGTTTTGTCGTTGAGCCAGGGAGCTGAGCAGAACCCAGAAAATTACTGTGTAGATACTGTAGATACTGCTTCTTCCCTTATGTGGAAATATTTATGTGTAAATCAAAACTCCATGGCTTACATggaattttaaagtaaaatgagCATAACCATTGTTAACAAGATCAGGAGGAAGGATATACTGAAGAGTGAAAAGTTGGTGAACTGAGTTCTACTGGGAAAGAAAGAGGTCtttactttttccatttcttcatggTATTGTAAATGGTGACACAGACTCAAAGAGATTTGgaaggtttgggggtttgttttgtttttcttaaagtgCAGCCCAGTGTTGGCTTGCTGTGGTGTGTACCTGGAGGGCTGGTCCCTGGTTCCTGGGCTtgcgcaggcagcagcagcactggtgtGTGCGGATCAACAGCTGGGCCCTGCCTACAGGGACTCACAGGCTGCTGGGTAGGCAGGGACTCCCTGGATTTTCCAGTCCTGTCCCAGGTCAGACATTTATGTTAGGTTATTCCTTCATGAAGGGAGCTCCAGTCTATAATTCAGTACATTTACTGTTCCTGTTGCTCTTGCCTCTGAAGCAGTTCAAAATACTGTAAACTTTCACAAACCTTCTAGCCTGAAGATATTCATGGTAGTTTAGTCCTGTTTGTTATTGTGCCAGCGTCACGCTTTGGTTCAGGAAAAACCTTCTTCTCTCGAGACAGCTCGGAGAACATTTCTGTCTTTGCAGCCTAACCTTCAAAGGGCTAAGCAAGCTTGTTGAGTCCTTCTCATTTATGTACAGTGAATTCATCCTTCTTGGCCCTGAGTGACCAATGAGCTCTGTCCTCAGTCTATATAATGGTATGAATGTCATCTTATATTTGATGGAAATTCTGTCTTTAGAATAATCCAGTAGCACTTCTTCCTTTTCCACAGCCATATTGTGCTGATGGTTTGTATTTATGCCATCATTAACCAGCAGCAGGTCGTTCTCCTCCAATGTTATTTTGTAATAATGAACTCTCAGCTTGTAGCTAAAATTCCTGATATAATTTTCTAAATGCACTGCTTTGTAGCATTACAATACATATGAATTCTGTCACAGCAGTTCTCTAGGTTTGCTGTCTGTGTAATAGATTTTCTGCTTCCACTGTTTGTTTCTTCATAGATTTTATTAGCCACTCCTATATTTCTGTCAAGGTTATTAATTAAAGTACTGAAGAAGCTCCATCACTGATTTCTGCATTAACCTTTGATGCAAACCAGATGTATCTCTTAAATCTTGTTCCTTAATTTACTATTTGAGGTATAATCCCTTGCTTCCTTCAGATGGCCAATTTCACCCACATTTAAAAGGCCCTTATTCTGAAGGATGAGCACAGCTGGGCCCTGGGATTGCATTAGAACTTGTCCCTTCCTAATTACTGTTCCAAAAATAGAGTACTAACCACTAAAAGGAAGTGTTGTCCAGTGGTTTGTGCATTAACCTGGACTGGGGGGGAAGAACAGATGGGCTCAGTTCCTGTTCTGCAACAGTGATGATGAGCAAATTAATTAGTCTTGGTTTTGCTCAGCTCTTGTATACGGAAACACTGGATCAGGGAGACACTGCAACCATTCTGCAGTAGACATGGTCCACGTTTGGTTATCCCTTGTCTTAAAACTTGAGCAAATAACAGAAAGAAGAATATAGAAAATGCTGAGTTTAGATTCAGCCTTTATCTGCTATTGACACAATTTTGTCTTTTGTGTTCCCTTCTAGCTGTTGGAATTGAGGGCAGCCTTAAACAATTGTTTCCAGCACTTAATCATTACCTTAAAATTTGATATTTGCCATCTTTTCATGTAATTCTTCTATGGATTAATTCCCTTGTGGACATCGTTGAATCATGGGTAGCCAGCATTTTATTTATACCCATGTAAAAACAATGTTCATAGCTTGTCCTTCAATTGAAAACTGATAGAACAGCTTAATTAATGTGTCATGTAGCGTCTGGACCTGGTTTAGCGACTCGTACAGAGTTATTGTGACTGAACAGTCAGTTGAAGAAAGCAGGTGTGCACCCTGCTTGCATGCGTGAGCTAAGCCCCGTCCTATGGtgcattaatttgatttttccgTTCTTATTACTGTTCTCATCTTCACCTTATCAGAAAGCTCGTTTTCCTATTTTCCATCTTTCATCCATTCTAGGGGAAAGTTAAAATATCCTGAGAAAAATCTTTGCCTCCAGATTTTAGGAACGTGAGAGAGAGCTTGCAGGTTTTGAAAGCTTGACAATGTAATCATAAAGAGTTAATATTTACAGCCGAGAGTCACAGCTGTCATACTCCTTGAGCTCACTGTCTGTTTTAGTCCTTGCCACCTCCCTTTCCTTATTCTTAAGGAGTGACCATAGTATTGATCCCGAGTAATTTAAAAGCTCTTACCTTTTGGT
This window harbors:
- the LITAFD gene encoding lITAF domain-containing protein, giving the protein MASEKGLVEIPMIMYEPHREPYMQEPSAPPYCSQEGGYEYPPPPPYSCGETATLEQPVYLVSQPPIIVAGIFSSKPTSTICPSCRQHITTQVTYRPGRLSYLLCTSLCMVGCCFGCCLVPLLMRIFKDADHYCPCCQFHIYRYKRL